In the Corythoichthys intestinalis isolate RoL2023-P3 chromosome 18, ASM3026506v1, whole genome shotgun sequence genome, ccaccccccacccccaccaccaccacccctttggcagcattAACTTCAAACAGAcgcttcttgtagctgcagatcagtctggcacgtcGTTTAGGACTAATCTcggtccattcttctctacaaaactgctttagtcagtgcagtcagattcctgggatgtctggcatgaatcactgtcttcaggtcatgccacagcatctcaatggggttcaaatctggacttagacttagccactccagaaggtgcattttgtgcttctgaaaccattcagaggttgatttacttctgtgttttggatcattgtcttgttgcagcatccaacctatattttagcttcaactgtttgacagacAGCTTCAGGTGTTCctacaaaacttttgaattcattcttccattaatgattgtacgttgcccaggccctgaggtagcaaaacagccccaaatcatgaggcTCCCTCCACAAAGATTCACAATGAGgataaggtgttgatgttggtgaggtgttccatttttcctcctcacaattacgctgtgtgttactcccaaacaattcaactttggtttcatcagtccacaaaataactTCTGTGAAGAGTCcacgtgcctttttgcgaatattGAACGAGCAACagtgttttttagacagcagtggcttcctctgtggagtcctcccatgaacaccattcttggccatacagttgatgtgtgcacagagatattggactgtgccagtgatttctgtcagtctttagcagacactttagggttcttttttacgtctcttagtattctgcgctggcatcgttttggtggacggccactccttgggagagaagcaacagtgccaaactctctccatttgtagaaaacttctctgactgtcgactgatgaataTCCAGAGAtggttagagatggttttgtatccttttccagctttatacaaatcaacaatcctagattgcaggtcttcagacagctcatttgactaagccatgatgcacatcagacagtgcttctcatcaaggcatttcttaccaggtgtgtgttttatagtgggcagggtagctttaaaccactcatcagtgattgggcaatgGGCACaggcctgacttaaattgttttgtaAAAACTGGTTTTAATTTCTCTTTtaatctccttaggcagagggttcacttatctaTCCCCCCCCTCctgtcatttttttgcatgctaccctcattaaaatatgaaaacttataaatgtttgggtggttttagatcAAGCAGaccctgtattttcatctgtgtgattctgacaaagatcagatcacatttgatgatgattttatgcagatatgtgagaaattcccaaaggttcagatactttttcatgccactgtataataaaattatttcatgataTCATTCGATGAAACATCCTACGTGCACTGCTAATGTGTTTTTGATGTATTATTTACCCCAAAAAATCCTTTTGAAAAATGATGTCATGAGAGaaatgaatataaatgaatGTGGAAAAAGTTACATCAAAATAATATTTGAAGAGCTCAATGAAAAAATCATTCAAGATGATGGAATGATTGGCAccagccaaaatggattggacgtctgtcgtgctcagtggcagccaatttgGGAATGAccaattgttgttgttgttgttgttgttttttttttttgcttcatccAAGCACATTGTTTCATGTTGTGTGAaaatagatgttttttttctcttttctaaAAGTCAACACGTGTGGTTTGTTtgttagttaccagggaaattcGTGGAAATATGTCACTGATTTCCATGACGGAAATGACCCATTCCATTAATGGTTACTACGACACGGttagtcaaaaaaataaatcacagttTTCGACAAAAATGGCACCGTCAATTGTGGATTCAACTTGAGTTGTGATGAAGAACTGATGTCACAGAACAGTCCGATGCCAAAataaggcattttgcgtgtATTTTACCGGCACCAATTTAACCACAGCAGGGGTGGTGTTCTGTTTCCCTTTGAGTTGTCTTTCGGAGGACCCCCCGCTGGGTGTTTGTATATTTCTGCTGATTGCaaagaaataggaaataaacatTAGCCCGGTCACACTCCAAAAAACAATTGAAAGCAAAAACGCTTCAAGGCCGCCGTGTTTAGCGAGACGTTTTTCTGGACGGGCCGTCAACTCTCCCCCACGTGTGTGAGGATAAAATCCATTTGCGGTCACATTTTAAAGTGATTCATATTGGTTATTTTATATAAGTTAGTATATATATTTGATATACCTTATTTTTCCAAATTCAGCAACAATTTGGTGGACATCTCTAGACCAAAAAGACAGGGAAAATGACTTGCAGTGAATACGAAAAAGCAACAACTTAGCCTTCCAAAATGTCAACAAATTCAGCCCCTTGGAAATTTGGTGGCCTTTTCCAAATGAGATAGCCCTCATGAATATACACGTGGTGCacccagtgattttttttctttcatctgACTGACTCTTTTAGGCCATTTCCAAAGTAGGAACTCTATCTGCATTTACTGTATAAGCAGATGGGCTGCACTAAATGGAGTCAAAACTGAGTTTCAATCATCGCGTGCGGGCGTCGCCAATTGATGCCATAAATAATGACCACCGTGATCGTCATAAATTATCATAAATTATTAACTCAGCTCCTCCGGGGCGTATAGCCTCCCGCTACTGAGCTAATTTCAGGGAGTCGCCATCAATTTCGAGCATAACAAACACGCCTGCGACGTTAGGCGAGGTTTTGACAAGTTCTGAAAACTGCATTTGAATTGAAGCAAAAGACAGGATGTGCACTTTAGATTTATTCCCTTCCTTTGGGAATGGGCAGATTGGGGAAATTACAGGATGATGTTGAGGACAGTTTGGAGACAGTTGTTTCTGAATTCCAATTATTAGCTCACAGTGTGTTACAGAAAGGAGGTCTGTTAACTCAACGATGGCAGACCTGGACTCTTCCCGGCTCACGTGAAATCCTTCATAATCTGAACTTCCTTTTGCAACGTCCGGCTTTCTTCCTGACTGAATGGAACCCAACAAAAAACGTCTTTCTCAGCGTTATTGTCCAACACTGCGGCGATTCAGCgttcaatttttaatcaagCGGGCCCGGTGGACGCCCTCTCGTATTTGGCTCGGCCACTTTTGAGCGGCGTCCAACGGCCGATGTTCTGTTTGGAGAAATAACTTTTAGCCCAGGCACAGCGCCAACGTTGTTTAAAACTCGTCAGCTTTTTGGCTGGAATTTCCCCCGCGAGTTTAATTTTAATCTCATCCATTGTGTGATTACGAGATTTTAAACGCCAACTTCGCCGGTGGCTCTTGGTTGCCGACTGAGCGTGATCGTTTCGAACCGGAAAAGGCTTGATATTGCCTCCTGGTTGATATAACTCGAGATGAAACGTGTTATCCGATTTCGAGCGAAATGACAGCGGTCCTTAACATCACCGCTAGAGTTGTCCGGTAAGGACTTTTTAATCaatgttgtccaactccaaaatggATGAAAACGACCCGCAAGTTCAGTCACATATATGTCAACTTTTGGCTTTGGGAAGAAAGggcccgtgtgtgtgtgtgtgtgtgtgttgaaacTCAACCGCACCCAGAACACTCGGGTCCTCATAAAGGAACCTCTTATCCCTGCTGTGATGTTGACACAAGTCCTTTCAACAGAGTGCCGAGAGACGCTCACAATTGCACCAGCGGTGGTTTGACGTGTCTTTATTGTTGGGGGGCGGGAAAGCATACCATTCATTCAATTTCGAGCTATTTCACTAATGAAATCAACAGTACACATACAAACATGACCTTTTTTCATCTTGACTCTTGGAAATAAGTGACCCTAACAGCAAGGCCAGTCAGTATGAATCCAGCACAGTGCTGGATTTGTGTGACACTAAGTGCCAGATTGTTTTCTTTTCTCAATGAGCGGCTTTAAGTGAGTGGTAAAGGACAAAAACCCGATTTTACACATCTCGTTTGGTACACGAGGTCGTATAAGAGTTCTCATGAATTTCTTTACTGTGCATTTTTGTCCCCACGCAGATCGTTATGTATTTTAGACCTTGCAAGGTACGTGTTCACAGCACTTTTCTCAAATCTGGGATTGAATTGATATTGAAGTATTATTCCGCCATCTACTGGCGTGTGGACCATAGAAAAGgaggaataaataaaaaaacaaataatgacGGTCACGCATGCATATTTGTCTTTTGGATTTAGAAAAGGAAACGATTTTACGGCGACAATGTAGATGAAATTGATTCGTATTAAATCTGTACATTTGAAACAGGTGGGTGACGTTCCTTCTTACGTCACGCCCGAACCGGAAGTTGAGCTGTTGTTGTCACACTGGAAGAAGATGGCCGCCGCtcctacttttttttcaatgaatctTTCCTTTGGCTTTGGTTGTCCTGCATCGGCTGCTATGCAACCAGCGAGGCGAGTGCCCCCTCTCAGCCGACCTCTCCGCCGCGCCGTGGGGTCACCGTTCTCCCCCGCGGCGAacttgaattaaaaacaaacaaacaaacaaaaaaaacacgccGGACCTCCAGCGGCTAGCATGCTAAAGTTAGCCACGCTGGCCTTCAGTGCAGCGGCCAGGATTCCGTAGGAGCTCCACACCCACAGTATTCTTTTATTAAATAGTCGGACTAAAAATGAGCCACTCGttgattttattgttattaacGCAAATATAGACGAAAATACAACTTTAGTGACCGTCGCGTTTCGTTTGCGTGAGCAGAGTTGGGTaggaacgcgttacatgtacttgagtaacttttggagaaaaatgtacttctaagattaGTTTTACTACGCCTTACTTTTTACTCTCTTTaaatagatttgtgaagaaaaaacgccaCTCTTACTTCGCTACGTTGGCTTACACTTGAGtccttacatttttcctcttctaGATGACACTTGATATTTTTTTCAGACAGTGGCTCTGCTAGTCAGTaaataccagtgttgttaatcttactttaaataaGTAATTAataacagttacaaattacttctcccaaaaagtaattgagttagtaactcggtcacctgaatgtaaaaataattagttacttggcaaagtaaccggTGTTACATTTCGcaactagttctatatacatgtgataccgTAGCatcagttctatatacatgtgatatctaccgttgcatcatgcgggcgtagtttgtagcctaTCGGCTGCAGTGAGGTATTATTAAGagtcacctagcatcgcgtttgcaatggcgtcacaactACTTTCCCTCCTCgccactcccgctctgctctctcgtctccgtgagaccgtgtctctcagacattTCTCGCGTCACCAACGTAATATCACatcgtaacgcacgcctttaaatcctcagtaacggtaacggcgttgccaagatgagaaaagtaattacttAGATTacgcacttcaaaaaaaaaaaaaaacgccgtcaataacgccgttattaacaacactggtaatcacatgactctatgATACCAGTACAATATtgtatacaatacaatacagtcACATAACCGGACGCATGCTTGCCGTCGGAAGTCCAGCGATTACGCAGGCCTATTCGATCACGTGGCGTCTCTAAAGTGCCGTAAAAAAACTAGTTGACATGGAGTCGTTATTACCCAAAAGCATGGACTTCAAGCTCTCTCCCACTTTTTACTTGGCACTGATAGACCCCTGGAAAATCGGAGATATGATCGCTTTCATTTCATGgtagtaaatgtttttttccattagaaggcactcatgctctttggattatAGTACAGTACAATAATACTACTAATACCTGTTGATATAGATGGtgatgtgctgagaaaaaatatatatataacattgttgaacaaaaaaaaaaaacattagacaTTGTaaccaattacaatgttatttatgACTTGAGTACTGTTTTTTTTCCGTGTACTTCTTTACATTTACTGGAGTACATTTTTTAGGATGGgttcttttacttgagtaatattttgaagtaacactactcgtaCTGTCTCTGCCTGCCTTGCACTTTgtttgaattagtgctgcaacgattgatcgattaactcgagtatttcattagaaaaaaatattcaaattaaattttggtgctttgagtattcgtttaactaaagtggtgttgtattggtttattttgaaagtttgcatttagttgtattgattagggtggatacactgctctctggtctgcctcttttcacatggctgaatccaactgctccctgttaagaccaacgtaatcaaagtttttgtttgagcgaatgttttttaatagattctaaatttagtttataggtatatttagccgttcttTGTGGgactatgtgtctgaaccatttgttaagagcaatgtaaaaataaaaatagcattttacagcatttaagctagtggactttttctatgtaagttatatgtgagccaattgttcttttgttaaaaaaaaaaaaaaagcattttacagcatttaagctagtggactttttctgTGTACAtcaatcctcatttaaaaaaaaaaaaatttataccgtttgaggctcagcttaggtattttaagttttcatgttccttatccgattactcgattattcgaactaactagtccatcgattaatcgactactaaaatattcgatagctgcagccctagtttgaatatttttttttaataatatatgtGTTGTTGCCACACAGGGCGTGAATCCTCGCTTTAGGAGGGCAACGTTGGTTGGGATTCAGCCAGGGAGGGGGCAGCGTCATCAACTGTCACCTTGTAGCTGGCGGCTCACCACAATGGTAAATACCAATCCATAGCTCACGGATGAAATAAAAGAAAGTTACACGGGGATTGCTTCTTTACAGAGTTTTTCTTTCTAACTTGCCAGCAACACGTTTTGGAATATGCACTAGATCGAGCTGAGGTAAGCTGCGCTCTTCCCAATTTTGCTCTCACATGCAAGCGAGAGTTCACATACTGTAGTTCTTAATAGCAACAAGATGACCGCTTGATACTCCTGGTACCTGGAGACGCTGACATTcagatatatttatatatacagatTCATTCCATTTCCAGCAAATGTCAGTAAACCACGACTTGACATCTTTCTCCCAAAATACTGTATTGCATGGCCAACTGGGCACACGTCTCCGTGACGAGTGCAGTTTGTCATCTAATGATTTTCCCGCCGCCGTGTCATTCAGTACATTGTGGAAAGCGCTCGACAGCGCCCCGCTAGGAGACGGCTTTCCTCGGGCGGAAGGAAGAGTTTGTATCAGAAGCTCTACGAGCTCTACGTAGAAGAATGCGAGAAGGAGCCAGAGTTGAAGGTCGGTCACGTCGGCCCGTCTCGTCGGCGGTAGTCGCGGCTAAACGAGGCGCGCGTCTCCTTTCTGTACGCGGTAGAATTTCAGGAGGAACGTGAAACTGCTGGACAAGTTGCTGTCTCAGGAGTCTGTTTCTTGTCTGGTGGTCAACTTGTATGCCGGCAACGACGGCTACTCGCTCATGCTCAGGGGCAAGAATGGATCcggtgagggggggggggggggggggacgcccGATCCCGGGAGGCACGGCGCCCTGACGTTTGCGTACTTTCCGCTCGGACAGATTCCGAAACCATCCGACTGCCGTACGAAGAAGGAGAACTTCTGGAGTACTTGGACGCCGAGGAGTTGCCGCCCGTTCTGGTCGACCTGCTAGAAAAGTCGCAGGTGCGTCCGCCGTTTAACGGAGCGGCGTTTCTCGGAAGCGACGGCAATAACGCGTGGTTTTTGTTCCCGGTGCTCCAGGTGAACATCTTCCACTGTGGCTGCGTCCTGGTGGAGGTGCGGGATTACCGGCAGTGCGGCAACACCAAGATGCCGTCGTACCAGAGCAGACACGTGCTGCTCAGGCCCACCATGCAGACTCTGGTTTGTGACGTCCACGCCATGACCAGCGACCATCACAAGTGGACGCAggtgagcgagcgagcgagcgagcgagagcTCTCTCGTGTGTCGTCGGAAGAATCTGCTCAATTTGAAAatcagtttgattttttttttccctcctttctTCTCCTAATTTTCTGCAAACTGAGAATAATCTTCTTTTGTTAAAGGAAGAATCGTTCTTTTTGCCCGGTCATAGAAACGTGGAGCAGATGTATGAGAAGTTGCGCTTTCCGTTTGTCCTCTCCTCCTCAGGATGACAAGTTGCAGCTGGAGAGCCAGCTGATCCTGGCCACGGCCGAGCCCCTGTGCCTGGACCCGTCCATCTCGGTCACTTGCGCCGCCAACCGGCTGCTctacaacaaacaaaaaatgaacacTCGCGCCATGAAACGGTACCGCCTCCCTCCGCAAATGCGCCGCCCGCTTCCAGAAACTCATTTGGTTTCCTGACAAAGGTGTTTCAAGAGGCACTCGCGGGCGGCGCTGAACCGCCAGCAGGAGCTGTCGCAGCTGCCCGTGCCGCGCCAACTGCGCCTCTACGACTACCTGCAAAAGCGCAAGGAGAGGAAAGCCGCTCCCGTCATCGACTTGAAGATCTCCAAAATCGGAAACGTGAGCGCTCTCGTTCCATCTACTGTTTTTTGGAGCCTTCAAACTTTTGTTGCCCATTTGCTCAGTACTTCAAAATAGTAACGTacgatatatacagtgctgaccaaaagtattggcacccctgcagttctgtcagataatgctccatttctcccagaagatgattgcaattacaaatgctttggtagtaatagcttcatttcttttgcttgcgatgaaaaaacacaaaattaaaaacgaaaaatgaaatcatgatcattttacacaaaactccaaaaatgggccggacaaaagtattggcaccctcagcctaatgctTGGTAGCACAACACTTTAGACAaattaactgcgaacaaccacttctgctaaccatcaatgagtttcttacaatgctctgctggaatttttgaccgttcttctttggccaactgctccaggtctctgtgatttgaagatctctccacaggtgttctatgggattcaggtccgagcactttagaagtctccagtgctttctctcaaaccattttttagcgctttttgaagtgtgttttgggtcattgtcctgctggaagacctatgagggagacccagcttctttaagctgcaaaatttgttgatagtcttcagacttcataatgccatgcacgcagtcaagcagtccagttccAGAGGAAGCaaggcaaccccaaaacatcagggaacatctactgtgtttgactgtggggacagtgttcttttatttcctgtaaactcttgttgatgcctttttccaAAAGCTCTActgttgtctcatctgaccagagaatattcttccaaaatgtttttggctttcttaggTAAACTCCGTTCTGGGTCAGAAATGAGGTCTTCCTGGGCATCttgccatagagtcccttttcatttagatgttgacaaatagtacgggttgacactgtattACCCtttgactgcgggacagcttgaacttgtgtggatgctagtcgaggttctttatccaccttccgcacaatcttttgttgaaagctctcgtcaatttttcttttccgtccacatctagggaggttagccacagtgccgtgggctttgcacttattgatgacaccgcgcacggtagacacaggaatattcaggtctttggagatggacttgtagcctggaGCTTGTGcccgtgcttcctcacaattttgcttctcaagtcctcagacaaactttggtcttctttcttttctccatgctcaatgtggcacACACAAGTACATAGGTTGAGTCCAcatgaatccattttaactgcctgcacatgtgatttagttattgccaccaactgttatgtgccacaggtgagtcacaggtgctgttaatgacacaaattagagaactgccacatgatttttcaaagggtgccaatatttttgtgcagcccatttctggagttttgtgtaaaatgctaatgatttcattttttcccccattctcttttgtgttttttcattgcaagcaaagtaaatgaagatattactaccaaagcatttgtaataactatcattttctgggagaaattgagcattatctgacagaattgcaggggtgccaatacttttgtccagcagtgtatATCATCAAAATGATATCAAATATCATCTTGAGGTTTCCATATTGCCAAAACTGTGATATGTTGGGCTGAAATCATCACATCTGCTATACCTAAAGTGACctccaaacattaaaatgaatgtGCTTGTTTTACGATAGGAACAAGTGCTGATATAAGGCTCATTTTGTTATTGATTTTGATTCAGAAATGAGGTATTTGGCTTTAAACGCATTCAAGTATTTCACAAGCTAAGCTCATATTTGAATAATATTGTCTACTTTCATGAACTTGTTGTATTGACTTGTGGTAAAAAGTGAGGAGGGAAAGctgtcgttgttttttttttttcctcaaatgttttaaaaatacatGATTCGGTGGCATATCGCTATGATGATATAAAATAGCCCATAAGGATATTTCCCAAATCGCACACCGCTAGCCAACGCAGAGGTTGACGAGCACCTCCCGATGACTTTTATATGAGACACAACAGTTTCTTTGTCACGCAGTGTGTGGACATGTGGCGCCAAAACAGCTGCCAGCTCAGCGTTCCCAAAGAAATCGACGTAAGTGCGGCACTCCGAAGCGGCCGGGCGGGCCAATTTTCTCACCGACGGGTGTGTCTGTCGATGGCAGGTGGAGAAATACGCCGTGGTAGAGAAATCCATACAGCTGGAAGATTCTCAGCCCCCTTCTGTCATCTGGCCCGCCGAGGTGAGCCCCGGACGCCAAGGTTCATCGTCGATCGGAAGCTGTAAAGCGGCCTCCCCCGCGCAGGAGACGGTGGACGACTACACCTTCGAAtgcgaggtggggggtcaggccCAGAGGACCAAGGTGTCCGTTTTCCAGTCGCCGGGTGACCCGCTGGTATACGGCAAGATCTACTGCACCAAAGACGTCAGAGCCGAGGAAGACGGCGCGGACCTGAAGCTCACGCATCCCCCGTAAGACCGCGGCAGGAGTTTGACCCGACCGACAAAAGCAATTTCCGTTTTTCTCTTCAGGTTCCTCATCGGCTCCAAGACGGACGCCGAGCGGTGAGTGCGCGCGTCGCAATGATTTTTGGGCGTGGAGACGAAAGGTACTTCTTTTTCTGCGCGGGTCAGGTTCCTGGCGCAGTACAAATGCGTGTACGAGAGGGATGTCAAGTGTCAGGTCAAGATGTCCCACAATTCTGGCAGCCTGGGGCCGCCGCCCGCTTCCCCCGACAAGGACGAGGTGGGCTCCGTCGTCGTCGGGCGTCGGGTCGTCCGATTGACGCGCGTGTCGTCTTCTCTGCCAGGGCGACGGCTTTTCTCCGCCGGTCCAGATGTCCTCGTTGGGCAAAGTGGCGAAGCACCGGCCGCAGCCCGTCAAAATTCCGCCGGGATCCTCCTCAGGTACCTCCGCTGCGGCGTTTGGCCACCCCTGTACTATTGGATCCAAAAAAACGAAacgttaggcctgaacgatattggaaaaaactattgttgcgattttttttaggtttgcaatatattgcgatattaaaaaaaaaaaagatctatcttttttaaagaaattatcactaaatgacttgaatagctgtctggaaatactttacataacgcaccgt is a window encoding:
- the supt20 gene encoding transcription factor SPT20 homolog, whose amino-acid sequence is MQHVLEYALDRAEYIVESARQRPARRRLSSGGRKSLYQKLYELYVEECEKEPELKNFRRNVKLLDKLLSQESVSCLVVNLYAGNDGYSLMLRGKNGSDSETIRLPYEEGELLEYLDAEELPPVLVDLLEKSQVNIFHCGCVLVEVRDYRQCGNTKMPSYQSRHVLLRPTMQTLVCDVHAMTSDHHKWTQDDKLQLESQLILATAEPLCLDPSISVTCAANRLLYNKQKMNTRAMKRCFKRHSRAALNRQQELSQLPVPRQLRLYDYLQKRKERKAAPVIDLKISKIGNCVDMWRQNSCQLSVPKEIDVEKYAVVEKSIQLEDSQPPSVIWPAEETVDDYTFECEVGGQAQRTKVSVFQSPGDPLVYGKIYCTKDVRAEEDGADLKLTHPPFLIGSKTDAERFLAQYKCVYERDVKCQVKMSHNSGSLGPPPASPDKDEGDGFSPPVQMSSLGKVAKHRPQPVKIPPGSSSGNPYSSQTASGLLKCPTPPPPAKGQQPLNRKHSVELGQAGLLSPASLSPMSSAQRSGTPKPSGPGNAPCSTPHPADSLGPPPGTPTPPEAQPALLTPFPLSQPLPVMTIPLPVTTGAASSPVAANPAGLNFINVVSSVCNPQTLMGGSVLGPGLNLSGFPPSGGLVPSVQPAAQTGSHFGLNSGAGLRPLNLLQIPTGPLIFNPVQQQQFSPQSRSAASSPQQQGDAGDQGADSALANQQTAVINLGVGGFMSSQTAAPNAAANGYGGGGGPAAYRQPSKK